Genomic window (Nymphaea colorata isolate Beijing-Zhang1983 chromosome 1, ASM883128v2, whole genome shotgun sequence):
TGCTTGGCTTgttatagttttatttttttttttccttaaaggGCTTACAGCGAAAGTAAAATAGCAACTTAGGTAGTAAACTAATAAGATTTCTTTATTAACAGCTTCTCAAAGAATTAGCAAGGAAAGCACCAAATGACAGTTCTAAACCGAGCATAGAACCAGACTGCGCACCTCACAGATCTTGTTACCAGTTTGAAACTGCTGCATCATTACAGGGAGAGTACTTGTCGAGACATTATAACTAGAAGTCATACAAGGATATACAGGAGTTATAATTGGCATGTGGTGTGTCCTATGACGAGGTTTTTTACGTGGATCCCATGCAGGAAACCCAAGTTCATCTTCCTCAATGGTGGACAGCATGACAGGATTTGGCCAACGCCGCTGTGTATGTACACTGAAGAAACGAGACACAAGCATACTAGAATTTGCATTTGGATAAAGCTGGCATACACGAGCTACCAGGAGAGCCCAATTTACGCCACCAAGAGACCCTGTGACCATTGAATATACATCAGCAACCCTCTTTATCGGAGAATTAGCATGAGGAGCAGTAAGAAAATCAGTTGTCTAGCTATGAATTCAATGGCAAGGGGTAACTGTGAACTACGCCGCCAGAGGCAAAAAAGTAATTTGTCCTGATGTGAATTCCATGGCAAGGTGTCACTACAAATAATAACACCAGCGTTATGCATATATCCCTACTGATTATGCGTTAATTACATGTCTTCTGCATTCTTAATTGCTCAATTGTTACATGTTGATGCTTCTATGTACGTAATaatgactttttcttttcttatcatAATACTATTCACAAACCACTAACCTTTCTTTATATGTTAGTTACACACTTCGTCATGTTGTTGGCGTCGAATTGTTCGTTTCCCAAGTACTTGTTATGGTTTGTGTCTCTCAATGGTACTACTGATTTCTCTTCTGTCAATAACTGATGCATTGTCACCATAAGTTACTTTATTTTGGTTCCTGCCATTACCTTTGGTATGTATTACAtgataaattgttttttatcatgTTGTTTTTCTCTAAGATGATCAATTTTTGTTGCCTTAATTATCTACTAGATCATCTTTACATGTGCTAAGGTGATCGGCTCTGAGATTGCCGTTTCTCTCTTAGCTTTTGTTTGGTGTACAATTTTGTCCTTGATTTTGCAATCAGTTCAGGAGCCTGAAATGTCATGATGAAGTATGCTTTTCgatcaaattttgaatattaGCCAATATGTTGCCTGACTGTTATAACTTTGGATTTGAAGGTCTTCTTTtgtgttgtttttcttgaatattaGCTACCAGTGTAATCAAACAAAGACAATTTTATGGGAGGTTATACTTTTGAAAGCAAAACGTAACATTATGGTAGTTAAGTTATGCGAAGATATTTACTCTGGTGAGATTTAAAATTTTGGCCATACTTCTATGGTTCTTGGAGTCTAATATGCTTCCTATTTGTAGCTCATCAACTGACCTTCCTTTGAGGGTGCCCTGTACTCCAAGGCACATTTTGTTAAACTTTTCATGAGAACAAACAGTTTAAACAAGAGTTTAGAAGATAAACCACATTAAGGATTGCTCTACTTTACTTTTGTCTTGATGGAGGTCATGGCAATGTCTGATTGGATTCATGTTAGTATTCGGGAAGTTGTTGAAGCATCCAATGGCCATGAGGTACTTCTAGACACCAGCTTCTACTGCATATTTAATCTTGTCTTCATAAGCATGCTCTATGTGAAATTGATTGCATTCATGAATCTTTCTCCATAGAGGTTGTCCAACAGAGTATCAAGTTCATTGGCTGGTACTCGAGAAAAATGTGTTGCCTGTAAGAAGACTGAAAAGGTTGGGCAGACAAAATTCCTTGTAAATTCCCTGTAAATGACTGTGTTCCAAAAAATGGACATGTTCATGGAACACTGAGTCCCAAAGAACAAAGTTTATCAGGTGTCGGATTGATCCGAATAATTGGATGCATTTACTATTGAGAACTTGGTGGATAACTGGAGCTACTTTAACCAAACTTATTATGCAAATAAATGTTTCTGTGcccaaaaaagataaaagaatagaaaaataccCAAATTGTACCAATACTCAGCAAGGtagaattcaaattttttttttaaattttatttcatattcttAAGCAAATTGGTAGATGATTGAAGTAAATCTagtcatatatatgtattcagcACCTAGTAGTTGACGTTTAAGCCAGTTTGTTTTGATGTCCGAATAGGGCTTTCATGAGAATTGAAATTAGTTTCacaatctaaaatttttgataaaCTGCAAGTTACAAATCTTGTCTACGTAACCACAGCACACTGATCCTGTCGCGAATATAAAATTTTCTACCAACTTGTAGATCACAAACATGCAGCTAAAAATGTCAAAGAACAAAGGAAGAGCATTCTGAACTGTAATATTTATATTGCACCAGAAATCCATTCTGGATAAGATCTTATACGGTCCAGCAGATCAGATCCGGCACCACGCCCACCTACCAATATGTATGTTACATAACAAAAGTAACATAGCActctaaaaattaaaagacaaaaatgcccttcggatgtaaaatggaaaaactaaaaatcagcGCAGTTTAAGGACACAAttggaaaattaaaaagaacaaaagaaaagatatatCACTAGAAATTTGAATCtccgtctttttttttttttttaatcgataACCCTATCAACAGAGCTCGCACTGGTCACGGGCATCAAAGAGAAGAGGCTCGGTCATGGGCATCAACGATAAGGGGCTGGGATTCATTCGCGGCAGCGTCACCACTGTCTTCTTCCAAGGTACTCTCCGGGCGGTTAAACTCCTGCAGCTTTTCCCGGCTTGGAGTGCCATCTCCGGTAAGCAGACACTCGATGAATTCGACATCCCCGGGTGAATCGCTCCTACCATGCACTAGTTCCCTTGATCGTCTCGCCTCCTCACTCCAACGAATCGTGCAAACGGCATACATCATGACGGCCGCACAACATACCTGCGCCGCCAGCAGCCCCAACCAGATTCCGATGAATCCAGCACCGGTGAAGAGAGCGAGTCCCACCGCCACGGGGGCACCAACCATGTAAAACGCCGTGATGTTTATCAGGGCACCGTAGGACGGCCGAGCGCACCCCCGGAGAACTCCGGACCCCACCATTTGCGGGCAGTTTCCGAGCTCGCAGAGCCCGACGATTGGCATTGCAGCAGCCGCCAGTGCTGCCACCTCCAACGCATTCGGGGCGAAGACCTCTGCCCACCTCCGGGCAAACTTCGCCGCTAATGTAAGTGAGGTGGCGGCCATGGCGATGGACCCGGCGATGGCAGTGACTGCAGCCAGCAGCGCGCGGCGCGGCCGTCCTGCGCCGAGCTCGTTCCCGACCCGGGTTGCAGCGGCAGACCCGAGAGCGGCCGGGAAGGTGTAAAGAAAGCCTACAGCCTGCATGAGGACGTTCATTGCGGCCATCTTCGGCTTCGGGTCAACGAGTCGGGCAGATAGAAAGGTGGCGAGCTCGTAGAACCACCATTCCAGGCAGACAGAAACCGCGGTAAACAGAGATAAGCAGATAATCGGCCACCACCCTTTAAGGGAAAAAGTAACCGCCGAGGCCATGAGGGGCGATGTAGGCTGGAAGAGTAGGTGACATAGGCCACGAGGAAGAGGAGAGATGCGAGGTTGGAGGTGGAGGAGGCAACAGCAATGCCCTGAACCCCAAAAGGACCATGGAGGA
Coding sequences:
- the LOC116245860 gene encoding protein DETOXIFICATION 52-like codes for the protein MASAVTFSLKGWWPIICLSLFTAVSVCLEWWFYELATFLSARLVDPKPKMAAMNVLMQAVGFLYTFPAALGSAAATRVGNELGAGRPRRALLAAVTAIAGSIAMAATSLTLAAKFARRWAEVFAPNALEVAALAAAAMPIVGLCELGNCPQMVGSGVLRGCARPSYGALINITAFYMVGAPVAVGLALFTGAGFIGIWLGLLAAQVCCAAVMMYAVCTIRWSEEARRSRELVHGRSDSPGDVEFIECLLTGDGTPSREKLQEFNRPESTLEEDSGDAAANESQPLIVDAHDRASSL